From Streptomyces sp. GSL17-111, one genomic window encodes:
- a CDS encoding helix-turn-helix transcriptional regulator, with product MERALLEARELIDSTMSLHRSRSDEGPLVVPTDDADLEASLERLMRRARHSVTASLPGDDEETLSLLSTLLRHPSRTASSAGAPPGTRPVAVRLLCGPGALRAGIPSPAELRAAHCEIRVMENAPEETLIVDGCLALIKAGPDVPEGIAIIRDPASVRALDLLFACSWGGARPLEEHLRLSGSLHSPSARRVLERLREGHTDDVAARELQVSLRTYRRHVAEVMSELGVSSRFQAGVRAVELGLLSRHPGAGHRRARHTRQADLAHAAEGA from the coding sequence ATGGAGCGGGCCCTCCTGGAGGCCCGGGAGCTGATCGACTCCACGATGTCGCTGCACCGCAGCCGCTCGGACGAGGGCCCGCTGGTGGTCCCCACGGACGACGCGGATCTGGAGGCGAGCCTCGAACGGCTGATGAGGCGCGCCCGGCACTCCGTCACCGCCTCGCTGCCCGGCGATGACGAGGAGACGCTCTCCCTCCTCTCCACGCTGCTGCGGCACCCGTCGCGCACGGCGTCCTCCGCAGGGGCACCGCCCGGCACCCGCCCGGTGGCCGTCCGGCTGCTCTGCGGCCCGGGCGCTCTCCGCGCGGGGATACCGAGCCCCGCCGAACTGCGCGCCGCGCACTGCGAGATCCGCGTCATGGAGAACGCTCCCGAGGAGACGCTCATCGTCGACGGATGCCTGGCCCTCATCAAGGCCGGCCCCGACGTTCCGGAGGGCATCGCCATCATCCGGGACCCGGCCTCCGTCCGGGCCCTGGACCTGCTGTTCGCCTGCTCCTGGGGCGGTGCCCGTCCCCTGGAGGAGCACCTGCGCCTCAGCGGCAGTCTGCACTCCCCCTCGGCGCGGCGCGTCCTGGAGCGGCTCCGCGAAGGGCACACCGACGACGTGGCGGCCCGGGAACTCCAGGTGTCGCTGCGCACGTACCGTCGGCACGTGGCCGAGGTCATGAGTGAGCTCGGGGTGAGCTCCCGGTTCCAGGCCGGCGTCCGGGCCGTCGAGCTCGGTCTGCTCTCCAGGCATCCGGGCGCGGGACACCGCCGGGCCCGGCACACCCGTCAGGCCGACCTGGCCCACGCCGCGGAGGGGGCGTGA
- a CDS encoding helix-turn-helix transcriptional regulator, whose protein sequence is MTRLPSTGKRRQAHGVTGFRSDDDVEAELLELRRRIEETVEKHRQRRAQDALITAVGTDRTDVVGSARRLAAGASATVDILLADAEYLEAAQAVCDHLLTAGPDVHLRLLCTSGMLSVGLLDSAVLERPNTEVRVARVPMLQVLLVDGRAAMVAAPSAAGRQASVIRATSVIRALDTLFEGLWWQSVAMEDRVEFCDAGRTTSPARILECLRAGVTDEVAARELSISIRTYRRCVAEIMTVLGANSRFQAGVRAAELGLLSEEAGLRADRSPGGSAARTGGRGS, encoded by the coding sequence GTGACCCGCTTACCGTCCACCGGGAAGCGGCGCCAGGCCCACGGCGTCACCGGATTCCGCTCCGACGACGACGTGGAGGCGGAGCTGCTGGAGTTGCGGCGCCGCATCGAGGAGACCGTCGAGAAGCACCGGCAACGCCGCGCGCAGGACGCGCTCATCACCGCCGTGGGCACGGACCGGACGGACGTGGTGGGTTCAGCACGTCGGCTGGCGGCCGGGGCGTCGGCGACCGTCGACATCCTGCTCGCGGACGCCGAGTACCTGGAGGCGGCGCAGGCCGTCTGCGACCACCTGCTGACCGCCGGGCCGGACGTCCACCTGCGATTACTGTGCACGTCGGGGATGCTGAGCGTGGGCCTGCTCGACTCGGCGGTGCTGGAGCGGCCGAACACCGAGGTCCGGGTGGCCCGGGTGCCGATGCTGCAGGTGCTGCTGGTGGACGGTCGGGCCGCGATGGTGGCCGCTCCGTCCGCGGCCGGGAGACAGGCCTCGGTCATCCGCGCCACCAGCGTCATCCGGGCCCTGGACACGCTGTTCGAGGGGCTGTGGTGGCAGTCGGTGGCCATGGAGGACCGCGTCGAGTTCTGCGACGCCGGCCGGACGACGTCGCCCGCACGGATCCTGGAGTGTCTGCGGGCCGGGGTGACCGACGAGGTCGCCGCCCGGGAGTTGTCCATCTCCATCCGCACCTATCGCCGCTGCGTCGCGGAGATCATGACCGTGCTCGGCGCCAACTCCCGCTTCCAGGCGGGCGTGCGCGCCGCCGAGCTGGGTCTCCTCTCCGAGGAGGCCGGCCTGCGCGCCGACCGGTCTCCGGGCGGCTCCGCAGCCCGCACCGGGGGGAGGGGGTCGTGA
- a CDS encoding MFS transporter has protein sequence MDATTPAQGRKAGAKEWLGLTVLALPTLVMSVDVTVLYLALPHLGADLQPSANQTLWIIDIFGFLLAGFLITMGTLGDRIGRRRLLMIGGAGFAVASLVAAYANSAEMLIAARALLGFFGATLMPSTLSLISNMFADSKQRAQAVAIWAACVSSGIAIGPPVGGLLLESFWWGSVFLLAVPVMVLLLVAAPFLLPEYKSPSAHKLDLVSVGLSLASVIPVIWSIKELAEDGLQALPLAVLVAGLLLGVLFVMRQKRLTEPLLDVSLFRNSEFSATLLMLLVGVGVVGGVYLFISQYLQLIKDQGPMEAGLWMLPSAFVMMVTAAASPALVRWVRPGFLVGGGLAISATGYFMLLGVGADDGLSALVIAMIVLFSGLGPVFALGTDLVLGTAPPERSGSAAAMSETAMEFGISLGIALLGSVGAAVYRNNMEDAVPDGLSPEAAEAAVETLPGAMAVAAEAPPEVGGPLAERAFAFFMDGFHASAVVCGITVGLFALVSFGLLRNARTKAQIDAEAAKADDEGRDELAAAAAR, from the coding sequence ATGGACGCAACCACCCCTGCGCAGGGACGGAAGGCGGGGGCGAAAGAGTGGCTCGGCCTGACGGTGCTCGCCCTCCCGACTCTGGTGATGTCCGTCGACGTCACCGTTCTCTACCTGGCGCTGCCGCACCTCGGTGCCGACCTGCAGCCCTCGGCCAACCAGACGCTGTGGATCATCGACATCTTCGGCTTCCTGCTGGCCGGCTTCCTCATCACGATGGGCACCCTCGGTGACCGGATCGGCCGCCGTCGGCTGCTGATGATCGGTGGGGCCGGGTTCGCGGTGGCCTCACTCGTGGCCGCCTACGCCAACAGCGCCGAGATGCTCATCGCGGCGCGTGCCCTCCTCGGCTTCTTCGGCGCGACGCTCATGCCGTCGACGCTGTCGCTGATCAGCAACATGTTCGCCGACTCCAAGCAGCGGGCGCAGGCGGTCGCGATCTGGGCGGCGTGCGTCTCCTCCGGCATCGCCATCGGCCCGCCGGTCGGTGGGCTGCTGCTGGAGTCGTTCTGGTGGGGCTCGGTGTTCCTGCTCGCCGTCCCGGTCATGGTCCTGCTCCTGGTGGCCGCGCCGTTCCTGCTGCCGGAGTACAAGTCGCCGTCCGCGCACAAGCTGGACCTGGTGAGCGTCGGGCTGTCGCTCGCGTCGGTGATCCCGGTCATCTGGAGCATCAAGGAGCTCGCCGAGGACGGACTGCAGGCCCTGCCGCTGGCCGTGCTGGTCGCCGGTCTGCTGCTCGGCGTGCTGTTCGTCATGCGACAGAAGCGACTGACCGAGCCGCTGCTCGACGTCAGCCTGTTCCGCAACAGCGAGTTCAGTGCCACGCTGCTGATGCTCCTCGTCGGTGTCGGCGTGGTCGGCGGTGTGTATCTGTTCATCTCCCAGTACCTGCAGCTCATCAAGGACCAGGGTCCGATGGAGGCAGGTCTGTGGATGCTGCCCTCGGCGTTCGTGATGATGGTGACGGCCGCGGCCTCCCCGGCGCTCGTGCGGTGGGTCCGGCCGGGATTCCTGGTCGGCGGCGGTCTCGCGATCTCCGCGACCGGGTACTTCATGCTGCTGGGGGTCGGCGCGGACGACGGCCTGTCCGCTCTGGTCATCGCGATGATCGTGCTGTTCAGCGGGCTCGGTCCGGTGTTCGCGCTCGGCACCGACCTCGTCCTCGGCACCGCGCCCCCGGAGCGTTCCGGCTCGGCCGCGGCGATGTCCGAGACGGCCATGGAGTTCGGCATCTCCCTCGGTATCGCCCTGCTCGGCAGCGTCGGTGCCGCCGTCTACCGCAACAACATGGAGGACGCGGTACCCGACGGGCTCTCTCCGGAGGCCGCCGAAGCGGCCGTCGAGACGCTCCCGGGCGCGATGGCCGTCGCCGCCGAGGCGCCGCCCGAGGTGGGCGGACCGCTCGCCGAGCGGGCGTTCGCGTTCTTCATGGACGGCTTCCACGCCAGCGCGGTCGTCTGCGGCATCACGGTCGGGCTGTTCGCCCTGGTCAGCTTCGGTCTGCTGCGCAACGCCCGCACCAAGGCGCAGATCGACGCCGAGGCCGCGAAGGCCGACGACGAAGGCCGGGACGAACTGGCGGCCGCCGCAGCGCGGTAG
- a CDS encoding SDR family oxidoreductase, translated as MTGGSSGIGLALAGEFAARGAVVSLLARRPAGLATAAESLRAAGATVHTRSVDVTDRDAVTAAVEELEEEAGPCAVLVTSAGQARPGAFLELPDDVFRTMMDVDYFGTLWAVRAVAPGMTRRGRGTVVTIASAAGLIGVYGYTAYGAAKFAVRGLTEALRGELVPHGVRVSCVFPPDVDTPQLAEESQWKPAETAAIAGIVKPLQPSAVARGIMRRLDRGQPVICLDGFSRALATWGGVLAPVLRRYMDGRVRAARRTAGGPAVRTTTAD; from the coding sequence GTGACCGGGGGCTCCAGCGGTATCGGGCTGGCCCTGGCCGGCGAGTTCGCCGCCCGGGGAGCGGTCGTCTCGCTGCTCGCCCGGAGGCCGGCGGGGCTCGCGACGGCTGCGGAGTCGCTCCGGGCGGCCGGTGCGACGGTGCACACGCGCAGCGTCGACGTGACCGACCGCGACGCCGTGACGGCCGCCGTCGAGGAGCTGGAGGAGGAGGCCGGGCCCTGCGCGGTGCTGGTGACCTCGGCCGGCCAGGCGCGGCCGGGCGCGTTCCTCGAACTGCCCGACGACGTCTTCCGAACCATGATGGACGTCGACTACTTCGGCACCCTCTGGGCGGTCCGCGCGGTGGCTCCCGGCATGACACGGCGGGGTCGTGGGACGGTGGTCACGATCGCTTCGGCGGCCGGGTTGATCGGGGTGTACGGATACACGGCCTACGGCGCCGCCAAGTTCGCCGTGCGGGGCCTGACGGAGGCGCTGCGCGGCGAGTTGGTCCCGCACGGCGTGCGGGTCTCCTGCGTCTTCCCCCCGGACGTGGACACCCCGCAGCTGGCGGAGGAAAGTCAGTGGAAGCCGGCCGAGACGGCTGCCATCGCGGGCATCGTCAAGCCGCTCCAGCCGTCGGCCGTCGCCCGGGGCATCATGCGCCGACTGGACCGGGGGCAGCCCGTGATCTGCCTGGACGGATTCAGCCGAGCGCTCGCCACCTGGGGCGGAGTCCTCGCCCCGGTGCTGCGCCGCTACATGGACGGCCGGGTGCGTGCGGCCCGGCGGACGGCCGGGGGCCCGGCCGTCCGCACCACCACGGCCGACTGA
- a CDS encoding SDR family NAD(P)-dependent oxidoreductase produces the protein MATDKNDLVGALRKSVKETERLRRQNQELVDRASEPLAIVGMSCRFPGGVTSPEELWDLVASGRDAISEFPTDRGWDLDHLYDPDPDHPGTAYTREGGFAPQVADFDADFFGVTPREAVATDPQQRVLLEGTWEAFEDAGIDPTTLRGSDTGVFIGTMYSDYQVIAGMSDRREEIEGYLMISSAASVASGRISYTFGFEGPAVTVDTACSASLVAIAQACASLRSRECSLAVAGGVTVLSQPSIFVEFSRQRAISADGRCKAYGATADGVGWGEGSGLLLLERLSDARRNGHRILGLVRGAAVNQDGASNGLTAPNGPSQERVIRAALANAGLRPSDIDAVEGHGTGTRLGDPIEAEALLATYGRERTEGPLWLGSVKSNIGHTQAAAGAAGVIKMVMAMRNGVVPPTLHADEPSPHVNWSPGAIRLPNEAHDWPAPARPRRAGVSSFGISGTNAHVIVEEAPAEEAAPTETPEVTSPVVPVPISARSEAALREQADRVRALLIARPEVSVADTAFSAATTRAHLEHRAVVVATDRGALLSGLGALSAGEPSESVVEGRAVGGKSVFVFPGQGAQWVGMAVELLDASPVFAARLAECAEALSGFVEWSLEDVLRGVAGAPSLERVDVVQPALWAVMVSLAALWRSFGVEPSTVVGHSQGEIAAACVAGGLSLEDGARVVALRSRLVLERLAGHGGMMSVSLPVERAEELLASYAGRVSVAAVNSPGSVVVAGDPGALDELQAVCEADGVRARRVAVDYASHTDHVEAIEAELLEALAPVTPQSGRVRFFSSVEGRFIDTATMDAGYWYRNLRGRVGFEPAVRALLDHGAGCFLEMSPHPVLTMAVEETVEGRAATVGSLRRDDGGLRRFATSLSEAHTAGVAVDWGPLHAAGRRVALPTYAFQRERFWLSPSGNRAGDASAAGQRRVEHPVLVAAVPVGDRDEWVYTGRISQEGQPWTRDHAVLGTVLVPGTALVDLALAAGRDLGCAVLDELVLEAPLVLADADGAQVQVIVGPVDADGHREVAIYSRPEGGEDEEREAVCHGRGRLAAEAAPAEPFPAQWPPPGAESVAVGAFYERMADIGLDYGPLFQGVRAAWRVGDTVYTEVALPEDAGTGGHAVHPALFDAALHGALLSKTPGSSVELPFSWSGVRLGRAGAGRARVRIAPADGSALRVDVVGEDGTPVAAVGALGLRPLDPAQLDGARGTKNSLFQVDWTELAATPSVPTRVLRLGAEHADLDALHQALSEGAEAPDLVLAEVDASPGRPDEAARAVAADALTLVQRWLALEWPGEPRLAVVTRGAVAAGDESPDVATSPVWGLVRSAQSEHPGRILLVDLDEGDEPDWGGLLALDEPQLAVRDGRTLAPRLARVPGGTPDGAWRLGTVRKGSLEDLAVMPSEGDRPLGVGEVRIGVRAAGLNFRDVLIALGMYPGDAPLGSEAAGVVLDVGSGVTDLRPGDRVFGLVTDAFGPVAVADRRTLVPMPDCLGFTEAAAVPVVYLTAYYGLVDLAGLRSGERLLVHAAAGGVGMAAVQLARHFGAEVFATASPAKWEAVRALGVAAERIASSRDLEFRQTFLGATDGAGMDVVLDALAGEFVDASLELLPRGGRFIEMGKTDIRDPEAVAESHPGVRYRSYDLMEAGPERIQEMLTEISALFEQGVLTPSPIRAWDVRRGREAFRFLREGRNVGKVVLTVPAPLDPEGTVLITGGTGGLGALFARHLVERHGARRLLLVSRRGPAAAGVAELVADLEGRGADVRVAACDVAVREQVAELLGSLDRPLTAVLHSAGLLDDAVIESLTPEQVDRVMRPKLDAAWNLHELTAGMDLSAFVLFSSAAAQLGNPGQANYAAANAAVDALAHLRRAAGLPGTALAWGLWADSTGMTGELDEADLARMRRTGVGALSAELGLELFDESLGSDSALLVPVQLDPVALRTQARDGMLPALLRGLARTPARRSGAVGGSLAERLAGVAELDREDVVLELVQTQVAAVRGNASGAEVDPDRPFKELGFDSLAAVELRNRLSRSTGLRLPATLVFDHPTSTQVARLLLKEVGGDAGGAAAQEQRSPFDEQLRGLEELLIRVAEDESGLAEIEPRLRYLSNRMRAVLSRVDGGTGEEAAEADDGLDVVSDDEMFDLIDKELGSA, from the coding sequence GTGGCCACCGACAAGAACGACCTCGTTGGAGCGCTCCGGAAGTCGGTCAAGGAGACGGAACGCCTCCGTCGCCAGAACCAGGAACTGGTGGACCGGGCCAGTGAGCCCCTCGCGATCGTGGGCATGAGCTGCCGTTTCCCCGGCGGGGTGACGTCACCGGAGGAGCTGTGGGACCTGGTGGCGTCCGGCCGCGACGCGATCTCGGAGTTCCCGACCGACCGGGGCTGGGACCTGGACCACCTCTACGACCCCGACCCGGACCACCCCGGCACCGCCTACACCCGTGAGGGTGGCTTCGCCCCCCAGGTCGCCGACTTCGACGCCGACTTCTTCGGTGTCACGCCCCGGGAGGCCGTGGCCACGGACCCGCAGCAGCGGGTCCTGCTGGAGGGCACCTGGGAGGCCTTCGAGGACGCCGGCATCGACCCGACGACGCTGCGCGGCAGCGACACCGGCGTCTTCATCGGCACGATGTACTCCGACTACCAGGTCATCGCCGGAATGAGCGACCGGCGCGAGGAGATCGAGGGATACCTCATGATCTCCTCCGCGGCCAGCGTCGCCTCCGGCCGCATCAGCTACACGTTCGGCTTCGAGGGCCCCGCCGTCACCGTCGACACGGCGTGCTCGGCCTCACTGGTCGCCATCGCCCAGGCGTGCGCGTCCCTCCGGTCGCGGGAGTGCTCCCTCGCCGTCGCCGGCGGCGTCACGGTGCTGTCCCAGCCCAGCATCTTCGTCGAGTTCAGCCGCCAGCGCGCCATCTCGGCGGACGGCCGGTGCAAGGCGTACGGCGCCACCGCCGACGGCGTGGGCTGGGGCGAGGGATCGGGCCTGCTCCTGCTGGAGCGGTTGTCGGACGCACGCCGCAACGGCCACCGGATCCTGGGCCTGGTGCGGGGCGCCGCCGTGAACCAGGACGGCGCGAGCAACGGTCTGACGGCGCCGAACGGGCCCTCGCAGGAGCGGGTGATCCGGGCGGCCCTGGCCAACGCGGGGCTGCGCCCGTCCGACATCGACGCGGTCGAGGGCCATGGCACCGGCACGCGGCTCGGTGACCCGATCGAGGCCGAGGCCCTGCTGGCCACCTACGGCCGCGAGCGCACCGAGGGCCCGCTGTGGCTCGGCTCGGTGAAGTCCAACATCGGGCACACCCAAGCGGCCGCGGGAGCCGCCGGCGTCATCAAGATGGTGATGGCCATGCGGAACGGCGTGGTGCCTCCCACGCTGCACGCCGACGAGCCGTCGCCCCACGTGAACTGGTCCCCCGGGGCCATCAGGCTGCCGAACGAGGCACACGACTGGCCGGCGCCCGCGCGTCCGCGTCGGGCGGGCGTGTCCTCGTTCGGTATCAGCGGTACCAACGCGCACGTCATCGTGGAGGAGGCGCCCGCCGAGGAGGCGGCGCCGACCGAGACCCCCGAGGTCACGTCACCGGTGGTGCCGGTGCCGATCTCGGCGCGGAGTGAGGCGGCGTTGCGGGAGCAGGCCGACCGGGTGCGGGCGCTGTTGATCGCGCGGCCGGAGGTGTCGGTCGCGGACACGGCGTTCTCGGCCGCCACGACGCGGGCGCATCTGGAGCACCGTGCCGTCGTGGTCGCCACCGACCGCGGTGCCCTGCTCTCCGGTCTGGGGGCGCTCTCGGCGGGTGAGCCGTCGGAGTCCGTCGTCGAGGGCCGTGCTGTGGGTGGCAAGTCGGTGTTTGTGTTCCCGGGTCAGGGGGCGCAGTGGGTGGGTATGGCGGTGGAGTTGCTGGATGCTTCGCCGGTGTTCGCGGCGCGGTTGGCGGAGTGTGCGGAGGCGCTTTCGGGGTTTGTGGAGTGGTCGCTTGAGGATGTGTTGCGTGGGGTTGCGGGTGCGCCGTCGCTTGAGCGGGTGGATGTGGTGCAGCCTGCGTTGTGGGCGGTGATGGTGTCGTTGGCGGCGTTGTGGCGGTCCTTCGGTGTGGAGCCTTCCACTGTGGTGGGTCATTCGCAGGGTGAGATCGCTGCTGCGTGTGTGGCGGGTGGGTTGTCGTTGGAGGACGGTGCGCGGGTGGTGGCGTTGCGCAGCCGTCTGGTGTTGGAGCGGCTGGCCGGTCACGGCGGGATGATGTCGGTCTCGCTGCCGGTGGAGCGGGCGGAGGAGTTGCTCGCGTCGTATGCGGGCCGGGTGTCGGTCGCGGCGGTGAACAGTCCGGGTTCGGTGGTGGTCGCGGGTGATCCGGGCGCGTTGGACGAGCTGCAGGCCGTCTGTGAGGCGGACGGGGTGCGGGCCCGCCGGGTGGCGGTGGACTACGCCTCGCACACCGACCACGTGGAGGCGATCGAGGCGGAGTTGCTGGAGGCGCTGGCCCCGGTGACGCCGCAGTCGGGTCGGGTGCGCTTCTTCTCCTCGGTGGAGGGGCGGTTCATCGACACCGCGACGATGGACGCCGGGTACTGGTACCGGAACCTGCGGGGCCGGGTGGGCTTCGAGCCCGCCGTCCGGGCGTTGCTGGACCATGGTGCCGGGTGCTTCCTGGAGATGTCCCCGCACCCGGTGCTGACCATGGCCGTCGAGGAGACGGTCGAGGGTCGGGCGGCCACGGTGGGGTCCCTGCGGCGTGACGACGGCGGCCTGCGGCGGTTCGCGACCTCCCTGTCCGAGGCGCACACGGCCGGAGTGGCCGTCGACTGGGGGCCGCTCCACGCCGCCGGACGGCGGGTCGCGCTTCCCACGTACGCGTTTCAGCGGGAGCGGTTCTGGCTGTCCCCGAGCGGCAACCGGGCCGGTGACGCGTCGGCCGCCGGGCAGCGCCGGGTGGAGCACCCGGTGCTGGTCGCGGCCGTGCCGGTCGGCGACCGCGACGAGTGGGTCTACACCGGGCGCATCTCCCAGGAGGGCCAGCCCTGGACCCGCGACCACGCGGTGCTGGGCACCGTCCTCGTGCCGGGGACCGCACTCGTCGACCTGGCCCTGGCGGCGGGACGCGACCTGGGCTGCGCGGTGCTCGACGAGCTGGTGCTGGAAGCCCCGCTCGTGCTCGCCGACGCCGACGGCGCACAGGTCCAGGTGATCGTCGGCCCGGTCGACGCCGACGGTCACCGGGAAGTGGCGATCTACAGCCGCCCCGAGGGCGGCGAGGACGAGGAGCGGGAGGCGGTCTGCCACGGTCGCGGCCGACTGGCCGCCGAGGCGGCGCCCGCCGAGCCCTTCCCGGCGCAGTGGCCGCCCCCGGGCGCGGAGTCGGTGGCCGTGGGCGCGTTCTACGAGCGCATGGCGGACATCGGCCTCGACTACGGTCCCCTCTTCCAGGGCGTCCGGGCCGCGTGGCGGGTCGGCGACACGGTCTACACCGAGGTCGCGCTGCCCGAGGACGCCGGGACCGGGGGCCACGCCGTGCACCCGGCCCTGTTCGACGCGGCGCTGCACGGCGCGTTGCTGTCCAAGACGCCCGGCTCCTCGGTGGAGCTGCCGTTCTCCTGGTCCGGGGTGCGGCTCGGCCGCGCCGGAGCAGGCCGGGCGCGGGTACGGATCGCGCCCGCCGACGGCTCCGCCCTGCGGGTCGACGTCGTGGGCGAGGACGGGACGCCGGTCGCCGCCGTCGGCGCGCTCGGCCTCCGCCCCCTCGACCCGGCGCAGCTCGACGGCGCCCGGGGCACGAAGAACTCGCTGTTCCAGGTGGACTGGACGGAGCTCGCCGCCACCCCCTCGGTCCCCACACGGGTGCTGCGGCTCGGCGCCGAACACGCGGACCTGGACGCGCTGCACCAGGCGCTCTCCGAGGGCGCCGAGGCGCCGGACCTGGTGCTCGCCGAGGTCGACGCCTCGCCCGGCCGTCCGGACGAGGCGGCCCGCGCCGTGGCGGCCGACGCGCTGACGCTGGTGCAGCGGTGGCTGGCCCTGGAGTGGCCCGGCGAGCCCCGGCTGGCCGTCGTGACCCGGGGCGCGGTCGCCGCCGGGGACGAGTCGCCGGATGTGGCGACGTCCCCGGTGTGGGGCCTGGTGCGCAGTGCGCAGTCCGAACACCCCGGCCGGATCCTGCTGGTGGACCTGGACGAGGGCGACGAGCCCGACTGGGGCGGGCTGCTGGCCCTGGACGAGCCGCAGCTCGCGGTGCGGGACGGCCGGACGCTGGCGCCCCGGCTGGCGCGGGTCCCCGGCGGCACACCCGACGGGGCGTGGCGGCTCGGCACCGTCCGGAAGGGCTCGCTGGAGGACCTGGCGGTCATGCCCTCCGAGGGCGACCGTCCGCTGGGCGTCGGCGAGGTCCGGATCGGGGTGCGGGCCGCGGGTCTGAACTTCCGCGACGTGCTGATCGCACTCGGCATGTACCCCGGAGACGCGCCGCTGGGCAGCGAGGCGGCGGGCGTCGTGCTCGACGTGGGCTCCGGAGTGACGGACCTGCGGCCGGGGGACCGGGTCTTCGGCCTGGTCACCGACGCGTTCGGCCCGGTGGCCGTGGCCGACCGCCGCACGCTGGTGCCGATGCCGGACTGCCTCGGCTTCACCGAGGCCGCCGCCGTGCCGGTGGTGTACCTGACCGCCTACTACGGGCTGGTCGACCTCGCGGGTCTGCGCTCCGGGGAGCGGCTGCTGGTGCACGCCGCCGCCGGTGGCGTCGGCATGGCCGCCGTGCAGCTGGCGCGGCACTTCGGCGCCGAGGTGTTCGCCACCGCGAGCCCGGCCAAGTGGGAGGCGGTGCGTGCCCTGGGCGTCGCCGCCGAACGCATCGCGTCCTCACGCGACCTGGAGTTCCGGCAGACGTTCCTGGGCGCGACCGACGGCGCCGGGATGGACGTCGTCCTGGACGCGCTCGCCGGTGAGTTCGTCGACGCCTCCCTGGAGTTGCTCCCGCGAGGCGGCCGGTTCATCGAGATGGGCAAGACCGACATCCGGGACCCGGAGGCCGTCGCGGAGTCCCACCCCGGAGTCCGGTACCGCTCCTACGACCTCATGGAGGCCGGCCCCGAGCGCATCCAGGAGATGCTGACGGAGATCTCCGCGCTCTTCGAGCAGGGTGTCCTGACGCCGTCCCCGATCCGGGCCTGGGACGTGCGGCGTGGCCGCGAGGCGTTCCGCTTCCTGCGCGAGGGCCGCAACGTCGGCAAGGTCGTGCTGACCGTTCCGGCACCGCTGGACCCGGAGGGCACCGTACTGATCACCGGCGGTACCGGCGGCCTGGGCGCGCTCTTCGCGCGGCACCTGGTCGAGCGGCACGGGGCGCGGCGGCTGCTGCTGGTCAGCCGCCGTGGGCCCGCCGCCGCAGGGGTGGCCGAGCTGGTGGCCGACCTGGAGGGCCGTGGTGCCGACGTCCGGGTCGCGGCCTGCGACGTCGCGGTCCGGGAGCAGGTGGCCGAGCTGCTCGGTTCGCTGGACCGGCCGCTGACCGCCGTCCTGCACTCCGCCGGCCTCCTCGACGACGCCGTCATCGAGTCCCTGACGCCGGAACAGGTCGACCGGGTGATGCGCCCGAAGCTCGACGCGGCGTGGAACCTGCACGAGCTGACGGCCGGGATGGACCTGTCCGCGTTCGTGCTGTTCTCCTCGGCCGCCGCCCAGCTCGGCAATCCGGGGCAGGCGAACTACGCGGCCGCGAACGCCGCCGTGGACGCGCTCGCCCACCTGCGCCGAGCGGCCGGGCTGCCCGGCACGGCGCTGGCCTGGGGTCTGTGGGCCGACTCCACGGGCATGACCGGCGAGTTGGACGAGGCGGACCTCGCCCGGATGCGGCGGACCGGCGTCGGCGCGCTCTCCGCCGAACTCGGCCTGGAGCTGTTCGACGAGAGCCTCGGCTCGGACTCGGCCCTGCTGGTGCCGGTGCAGCTGGACCCCGTCGCGCTGCGGACGCA